From Buchnera aphidicola (Uroleucon sonchi):
TAAAATCTTCATCAGTCATGCCTGTTGCTCTCCATAATGATCTTGCTCCAGACATGTTTCTACCATGAGTAGTTTTAAAAGAACGGTATTGAATCATTTTAGAAGAACTCCAAAAAACAAGATAATCTTAAAAAAATATTTTATTTCAATTTATTATAATTATTTTTAAATTATAATCTTTTGAAAATTAATTAATTCGATATTATTGTTTTTAAATGAAAATAAAAAGAGGAATTATATTTTTGATATAATGAAAAATGTGATGTTAATATTTTTTAAATACATTTAATTCGTTTAAAAAAATTAAAATGATTATTAAAAATTTTTAATACGTGAGATTATTTCAGGGGCGGAAGGATTTGAACCTACAACTTTCGGTTTTGGAGACCGATGCTCTACCAATTGAACTACGCCCCTAATAATTTTAAAATTATTTAAAAATATTATATTCTGAATGTTAATAAAAGTCTAGTATCTTATTAAAGATATTTAAAAATAACAGATTTAAAGTAATTTTTAAATCTAATATTTTTATAAAATGATAGAATATAAATTTTAAATTTTATTAAAGGCAGATATTTTATATGAAACTTCCAGTATATTTAGATTATGCTGCAACTACTCCGGTAGAGTATCAAGTTGCAAAAAAAATGATGAATTACTTAACAATAGATGGAACATTTGGAAATGCTGCATCACGTTCTCATAAATTTGGTTGGCATGCTGAAGAAGCAGTAGATATTGCTCGTAATCAAATAGCAGAATTAATTTCAGCAGATGCTCGTGAAATTATTTTTACCTCTGGAGCTACAGAATCAAATAATTTAGCAATAAAAGGTATAGCTTTTTTTCATAAAAAAAAAGGTCAGCATATAATTACAAGTAAAACAGAGCACAAATCAGTTTTAGATTCTTGTAGATATCTTGAAAGTAAAGGATTCAATGTTACTTATTTAACACCAAAAAACAATGGTATTATTGATTTAAATGATTTAAAAAATAGTATTCAAAAAGATACTATACTTGTTTCTATAATGCATGTAAATAATGAAATTGGTATTATACAAGATATTAATAGCATCTCAAAAATTTGTAAAAATTACAATATTTTTTTTCATGTAGATGCAACTCAGAGTATAGGAAAAATTCCTATTAATTTAAATAAAATTAATATAGATTTAATGTCTTTTTCTGCTCATAAAGTTTATGGACCAAAAGGAATTGGAGGTTTGTATGTACGTCGTAAACCTCGTGTTCGATTATTACCTTTAATACATGGAGGAGGTCATGAGAGAGGTATGCGTTCAGGTACGCTTGCAGTACATCAAATTGTAGGGATGGGTGAAGCATTTATGCTAGCAAAGCAGAAAATACATGATGATTTTGTTTATACAATAAAATTAAGAAATTTACTTTGGAATGGTATTAAAAACATTGAAGAAGTATATTTAAATAGTGATTTACAGCAAGGAGTGCCACATATATTAAATGTAAGTTTTAATTATGTTGAAGGTGAATCATTAATTATGGCCCTTAAAGATTTAGCTATTTCTTCAGGATCAGCTTGCACATCTGCCAGTTTAGAACCTTCTTATGTATTAAAATCTTTAGGAATCAAAGATGAATTAGCTCATAGTTCTATTCGATTTTCAATAGGTCGATTTACAACACAAGAAGATATAATACATACAATTAAATTAGTACATAATTCTATTTATAAATTACGGGAACTTTCTCCTTTGTGGGAAATGTTTAAGTCAGGAGTTGATTTAAATAGTATAGAATGGGATCATAGTTAAATTTTATTAATATAAAGGTAAAATTATATGGCTTATAGTAAAAAAGTAATGGATCATTATGAAAATCCAAGAAATGTCGGTTCTTTTTCTAGTTCTGACGCTAATGTCGGTAGTGGTTTAGTTGGCGCTCCTGCTTGTGGTGATGTGATGAAATTGCAAATTAAAGTAAACAAAAAAGGTATTATAGAAGATGCGTGCTTTAAAACATATGGTTGTGGATCTGCTATAGCATCAAGCTCATTAGTTACAGAATGGGTAAAAGGTAAATCTATTATTGAAGCTGAATCAATTCGAAATACAACTATAGTAGAAGAATTAGAATTGCCACCAGTAAAAATTCATTGTTCTATTTTAGCCGAAGATGCAATTAAAGCTGCTATTGCTGATTACAAAAGTAAAAAATCTTTAAAATGATTATATTTAATTACATGTTGAAAGAATATTTTCTTTCAACATATGATTATTATAATAATATATTTTAATATAGGTGAAATATGGATTATTTTACATTATTTAATTTACCAAAAAAATTTGAAATTAATCAGAAATTATTATTTGACAATTTTTATGCATTACAATCAAAATTTCATCCTGATTTATTTATTAATTATACATCTTTAAAAAAAGAAATAATTTTAAAAAAATCAATAGAACTTAATTTAGGTTATAAAACATTAAAAGATTTTTTAAGTAGAGCAATGTATTTGCTTTCTTTATATGGATATAAAATAAATACAGAAAGCGTTTTATTAAATCAAAATCGTTTTTTAGTAAAATATTTTGCTTTATATGAAGAAATTGATAATTTAAAAAAAAATAGTTTTAATATAAAAAACTGGAATTGTGTTTTAGATAAAGTAGATAAAAAAATTATGTTTTGTAAAAAAAATATTGAACTGGAATTTAAAGAAGAGAATTATGAAAAAATTGTTATTATAATAGAAAAATTACTATTTTTAAAAAAAATAAAATTAAGTTTAAAAAAAGAACGTAATTTATTTTTAAGACAAAAATAATTAAGGTATGTGTATATGGTTTGTTTGAAAAAAAAACATGAAAAAAAATTATTATTAGGTATTGATCTTGGAACTACTTATTCATTAGTAGCTACAGTAATCAATAATAATGCAACGTTATTACTAGACGATAAAAAACGCTATTTATTACCATCTATTGTAAATTATAAAAAAAATTCCATTACAGTAGGTTGGGATGCGATAAAAGATACTGTTCAAGATCCTACTAATACTATCAGCTCTGTCAAGCGTTTACTTGGTCGTTCTTTAAGTTTTATTAAAAATAATTTTCCTATTTTACCATATTTAATTGAAGAAAATGAAAAAAAAGGTATTTTTTTTCGTACTGATTCAGGTTGTATTACTCCTGTTGATGTTTCTAGTGAGATATTAAAAAGTTTAAAAGAAAGAGCTATTTTTTTATTTAATCAAGAAATACATGCAAGTGTTATTACAGTTCCAGCGTATTTTAATGATATTCAAAAAAAAGAAACCCAAAGAGCAGCTATTTTAGCAAAAATAAATTTAATAAAATTATTAAATGAACCGACAGCGGCAGCGTTTGCATATAATTTACAGATACAGAAAAAAGAAATTATTTTTGTTTATGATTTAGGTGGTGGTACTTTTGATATTTCTATATTAAAGTTACATAAAGGAATGTTTGAAGTATTAGCATCTAGTGGTGATACTCATTTAGGTGGTGATGACTTTGATTATGTATTAGCAAATTATATTTATAAAAAGTCAAATTTATTAAATAAATACAATATTATTTTGCAATCTAAATTATTAAAAATTGCTAAATTAACAAAAATTAAATTAACAGAATACAAAAAAGTTAAAGTAAATTTTTTAAATTGGGAAGGATATATTACACGAGATGAATTTAATTCAATTATTTTATCTTTTGTACAAAAAACATTATTCATTTGTTCTGATCTTTTAGAAGAAATTAATTTATCTATTGAAAAAATAGCAGAAGTAATAATGGTAGGAGGATCAACTCGTGTTCCATTGGTACATGATCAAGTTGCTCATTTTTTTAAAAAAAAATTATTAAACGATATTAATCCAGATCAAGTTGTAGCAATTGGTGCAGCATTACATGCTAATATGTTGATTAATAATAATATTAAAAATAAAATAATTTTATTAGATGTTATACCTCTTTCATTAGGTATTGAAGTAATGGGAGGTTTTGTTGAAAAGATCATATTACGCAATACTACTCTTCCTGTTATAAAAACAAAAGAATTTACAACATATAAAGATAATCAAACATCTATTTTGATACACGTGGTTCAAGGTGAAAGAGAATTAGTAAAAGATTGTATTTCATTATCTCGTTTTGTTTTAAAAAATATCATACCTCAAAAAGCTGGTTTAGTTCGTATTTCTGTGACATTTCAAGTTAATACAGATGGATTAATTAATATTTCTGTTTTAGATAAAAATAGTAATCAAGAAAAAAAAGTACAAATTAATAATACTGTATTAACAAAAATTGATACTACCAAAATAATAAAAAATTCTTTAAAACATTTGAAAGATGATTATTACTTAAGAGTAAAAGAAGAAAAAAAAATGGAATCTTTACGTGTGTTAAATATTGTCAATAACGCTTTAATAAAGTATCAACATTCAATACCTTTTGAAGAATTGAAAAAAATAAAATTTTTTCAAGAAAAATTAAAAGAATCTATTGAAAAAGATGATTTTTTTGCTATTAAAGAAAATTTAAAAAAATTAGATGCAGCTAGTATAAATTTTTTTTCATTGCAATTAAAAAATACTATTCGTTGTTCATCTATCAAAAATATTTTAAAAGAGGATGTATAAATGCCTATTGTTTTATTTTTACCGCATAAAATTATTTTACCAACAGGTGCTAAATTGCAAGCAAATAAGGGAGAAACAATATTAAATGTTGCTTTAAGAAATAATATTAAATTAGAGCATGCATGTGAACAATCATGCGCATGCAGCACTTGTCATTGTATTATCAGAAAAGGGTTTGCATCTGTATTAGGTTGGTCTGAAAAAGAAGAAGATATTTTAGATAAAGCTTGGGGCCTCGAATCTGAAAGTCGTTTAAGCTGCCAAGCTATTATTGGAGATGTAGATATTGAAGTAGAAATTCCTTTATATAATTTAAATTATACTACAGAGAAATATTAGTTAGTATTTTTTTTTATATAAGGATTTACATTTTCTTTAAATTGTATTTGAATGGGAGCGCCTTTTATTCTTAAAATATTATAAAATAAATTCATTAAATATTTTTTATATGATGAAGATAAATATTTTACTCGATTACCATGTATAATAATTGTTAGTGGATTAGAACTTCCTAAATGGGCATATTTTAATTTTATTTGTTGTCCTTTTATCATTGGTGGTTGGTGTTTTTTAGTTGCCATATGCATAATTTTTGTTAATTTAGATGTACTAATTTTTATTTGAGATGCTTGGTATGATTCATAGATAGAATTAAATATTTCAAAAATTCCTTGATTATTTAAAGCAGATATAAAATGTATTCTTAAAAAATGAAAAAATTTAATTTGTTGCTCAATAATTTTGTGTATTTTTTTTTTCTCTATTGCATTTAATAAATCACATTTATTGATAATAATTATAATACCTTTTCCAGTATTAATAATAAAATTAGCTAATGATAAATCGCGATGACATATTTTAACATTTGCATCTATTATTAATAATACGACATTTGATTGTTCAATCGTTTGAAACGTCTTAATAATTGAAAATTTTTCAATAATATTAGTTCGACGTTTGTTTTTAGATACTCCTGCTGTATCAATTAAAAGATAATTTTTATTATTATACTTTATTTCTGTAGATATGCTGTCTCTTGTTGTGCCTGCTATATAAGACGTAATCATTCTTTTTTTATTTAAAATCTTATTAATTAGAGTAGATTTCCCTACATTTGGTTTACCAATAAAAGCTATTTTTATTGGTAATTTTTTTATTATTTCATTATTAAATTGTTGTTTTTGAAATGTTTTTTCTATCCATGGAATTAAATATTTATTCTTTAAAGTATCTATTCCTCGATTATGAATAGCAGAAATTTGCTGAATATTTTTAAATCCTAACATATAGAATTCATTTATATGCGGAATACTATTTGCTCCATCAATTTTATTAATAACTAAAATAGTTTTTTTATGATATTTTCTTATTTTTTTTGCAATATCATTTTCTTGAGGCATTAATCCAGCATGAGCGTCTACAATAAATAAAATTAAATTTGATTCTTGTATTGCTTTTAATGTTTGTTTGTATGCTTCTATTTCTATTTCATTTGATTGTATGTCAAATCCTGCTGTGTCAATCAAGATTGCTTTAGTATTGTATTTTAATACAATAGAACCATATTGCCTATCTCTGGTAATTCCTTGATGGTTAGATACTAATGCGTTTTTTGTTTTTGTTAATATGTTAAATATAGTAGATTTTCCAACATTCGTACGACCAATTAGTACAATCATAGGTATCATTTTAATTATATACTCTTGTTTAAAAATTATTTTTAAAAATATGATATTTTTGCATTTATTAATCTTCATCTTTTATATTATGTATTTTCATATTAATAATTTCTTTAGATGCATTAGAATTCTCTATTAATAACGCTTTTTCCCAAGATTTAATTGCGGCTTGTTTATTATTGATATTCATAAATGCATCACCTTTCATATTTTCAATAATATTATCCCAATTATGATTTTGAATTTCTTGAAGTATTTTAATTGCTTGTTGATTTTCATTTTGTTCTATTTTTATTTTTGCTGTATTTAACTTTAAAATAATGTTTAGATTTTCTTCTTGAGTATATTTGAGACTATTATTTAATACAATCAATGCTTCGTTTAATTTATTATACAAAATATATTGTTTTGACAAAAACAAAGCAGTTAAAGTTCCATAAATATTATGGTTTTCTATAATAAAATTTTCTGCTTTATTTAAACTTTGAATATTTTTTATATTGATATTTTTTATAATTTTTTCATATTTTATAGCAATAGGGTATTCTTTTTGATCGAGTTTTTTATTAGAAATAAATATTTTCCAACAAAATATT
This genomic window contains:
- a CDS encoding IscS subfamily cysteine desulfurase, whose product is MKLPVYLDYAATTPVEYQVAKKMMNYLTIDGTFGNAASRSHKFGWHAEEAVDIARNQIAELISADAREIIFTSGATESNNLAIKGIAFFHKKKGQHIITSKTEHKSVLDSCRYLESKGFNVTYLTPKNNGIIDLNDLKNSIQKDTILVSIMHVNNEIGIIQDINSISKICKNYNIFFHVDATQSIGKIPINLNKINIDLMSFSAHKVYGPKGIGGLYVRRKPRVRLLPLIHGGGHERGMRSGTLAVHQIVGMGEAFMLAKQKIHDDFVYTIKLRNLLWNGIKNIEEVYLNSDLQQGVPHILNVSFNYVEGESLIMALKDLAISSGSACTSASLEPSYVLKSLGIKDELAHSSIRFSIGRFTTQEDIIHTIKLVHNSIYKLRELSPLWEMFKSGVDLNSIEWDHS
- the iscU gene encoding Fe-S cluster assembly scaffold IscU, which codes for MAYSKKVMDHYENPRNVGSFSSSDANVGSGLVGAPACGDVMKLQIKVNKKGIIEDACFKTYGCGSAIASSSLVTEWVKGKSIIEAESIRNTTIVEELELPPVKIHCSILAEDAIKAAIADYKSKKSLK
- the hscB gene encoding Fe-S protein assembly co-chaperone HscB, which codes for MDYFTLFNLPKKFEINQKLLFDNFYALQSKFHPDLFINYTSLKKEIILKKSIELNLGYKTLKDFLSRAMYLLSLYGYKINTESVLLNQNRFLVKYFALYEEIDNLKKNSFNIKNWNCVLDKVDKKIMFCKKNIELEFKEENYEKIVIIIEKLLFLKKIKLSLKKERNLFLRQK
- the hscA gene encoding Fe-S protein assembly chaperone HscA, which encodes MVCLKKKHEKKLLLGIDLGTTYSLVATVINNNATLLLDDKKRYLLPSIVNYKKNSITVGWDAIKDTVQDPTNTISSVKRLLGRSLSFIKNNFPILPYLIEENEKKGIFFRTDSGCITPVDVSSEILKSLKERAIFLFNQEIHASVITVPAYFNDIQKKETQRAAILAKINLIKLLNEPTAAAFAYNLQIQKKEIIFVYDLGGGTFDISILKLHKGMFEVLASSGDTHLGGDDFDYVLANYIYKKSNLLNKYNIILQSKLLKIAKLTKIKLTEYKKVKVNFLNWEGYITRDEFNSIILSFVQKTLFICSDLLEEINLSIEKIAEVIMVGGSTRVPLVHDQVAHFFKKKLLNDINPDQVVAIGAALHANMLINNNIKNKIILLDVIPLSLGIEVMGGFVEKIILRNTTLPVIKTKEFTTYKDNQTSILIHVVQGERELVKDCISLSRFVLKNIIPQKAGLVRISVTFQVNTDGLINISVLDKNSNQEKKVQINNTVLTKIDTTKIIKNSLKHLKDDYYLRVKEEKKMESLRVLNIVNNALIKYQHSIPFEELKKIKFFQEKLKESIEKDDFFAIKENLKKLDAASINFFSLQLKNTIRCSSIKNILKEDV
- the fdx gene encoding ISC system 2Fe-2S type ferredoxin; this encodes MPIVLFLPHKIILPTGAKLQANKGETILNVALRNNIKLEHACEQSCACSTCHCIIRKGFASVLGWSEKEEDILDKAWGLESESRLSCQAIIGDVDIEVEIPLYNLNYTTEKY
- the der gene encoding ribosome biogenesis GTPase Der: MIPMIVLIGRTNVGKSTIFNILTKTKNALVSNHQGITRDRQYGSIVLKYNTKAILIDTAGFDIQSNEIEIEAYKQTLKAIQESNLILFIVDAHAGLMPQENDIAKKIRKYHKKTILVINKIDGANSIPHINEFYMLGFKNIQQISAIHNRGIDTLKNKYLIPWIEKTFQKQQFNNEIIKKLPIKIAFIGKPNVGKSTLINKILNKKRMITSYIAGTTRDSISTEIKYNNKNYLLIDTAGVSKNKRRTNIIEKFSIIKTFQTIEQSNVVLLIIDANVKICHRDLSLANFIINTGKGIIIIINKCDLLNAIEKKKIHKIIEQQIKFFHFLRIHFISALNNQGIFEIFNSIYESYQASQIKISTSKLTKIMHMATKKHQPPMIKGQQIKLKYAHLGSSNPLTIIIHGNRVKYLSSSYKKYLMNLFYNILRIKGAPIQIQFKENVNPYIKKNTN
- a CDS encoding tetratricopeptide repeat protein yields the protein MLNISKKNVTSVIAFIFIIGLIIFCWKIFISNKKLDQKEYPIAIKYEKIIKNINIKNIQSLNKAENFIIENHNIYGTLTALFLSKQYILYNKLNEALIVLNNSLKYTQEENLNIILKLNTAKIKIEQNENQQAIKILQEIQNHNWDNIIENMKGDAFMNINNKQAAIKSWEKALLIENSNASKEIINMKIHNIKDED